In Ciona intestinalis chromosome 7, KH, whole genome shotgun sequence, the genomic window tttaaatttaaaaaaaatgaaaatacccTATGCGTAAAACACGTCATTAACTAGTCAAGAATATACTCAATAATCAACAGAGCATGTCCACAATGTCGAGTGTCGTCATCATTCGTCACCCCAAGTGAACGCTGGATTGAAGATAAGGAAGAAAAAAAGAAGCTAATTCAAGGATATAAAGATCATCTCAGGTTGTTACTCATATTATGTGTGTATCTGTAtggatatttaaaattaatgttatttatagcAAATTTTAGAttgaaagaacaaaaaaaaaattaaaaaaaaattgacaatttaatttttaagagTTTTTGTTGTGGAAATGACAAAAAAACgaattattttcaattttaataaacctaaaataaaattgactCGGGTGATAACTTCTATGATGTGTGCATCTGTTTGAGAattagaatttaaatttaatttaccgAAATGTTAGTCaaagataaaaacataaaattggGTCAAAATTCAAATTAGAATATAACATAAGTCAAAATtcgaatatttatttaaaaaatgttttgtttagtagttttttaatagtttttgttaagggaaatataaaaacataaaattggattaaattttaatgagcttaaaaaatgtattattttaatttttaaattttaaaataattttaacttgtaatataattttaaaatttattttaatttatttttactttttaatttttaaataattttactttttttacagcaACAAAGCGTGCAAGTATTTCGACCAGGGTCGCGGAAAATGTCCGTTTGGTGCAAATTGTTTCTATTTGCACGCATACAGTGACGGTAGAAAGCAAGACCgaagtaaaatacaaacaagaaATGTTGTGGATAGCAATGGTAGAGCAGGGGTAAGTTTTTAAACGAACTTTTTTCTAAAGctgtttctttgtttgaaactttagtggtacctttagatcacttTTAAGCATTTCTGTCACTACAAATTTTGCtgctttttatgttttgcagttttttttgtaaaatattaactaGTTTGATAAAAAGAGAGCCAAACAACTCCAAAATTTAACATCAAATACACCAAGCATATTAATACGACATGGGACATAGGTGAAAAAGTACAGAATAAGATGTAGctatgttcaatcgaaaaattaaaaagtcttttttttacaatgtagAAAGTTGGTATGCCCTTTTAACATTAATATACACCCAGCACCTTGATTTGAACACTATATGGGACATGCTTGGTGATGAAGACAGCCACGCGGAGGATCACGCTCGCCTCATGAACCTCCTGGATGACGATGCCGATCTTTTCGATCTCTTTTATCTTCTCGGTGACGATACAATGTCATCAGGAGACGAATACTCGTTCGAATATCCTTACCACTACAATGGGGGGGAGGATTTTTTCACTGATTCTGACTGAGTTGAGGTATTGTGAAATTTTCACatagatttttttgtaagttttttttaacagtaattTTCAGttaataatgtatattataacaaaataatttgtaaaacatattatgactaagttggggtaatttgaaacaacataaattaattttaaaaattgttttcacgTTTAGAAGATTATTTACAATGAATTTGGgctatgcctggtagcagaagtaacagaatatttttgtaatattatgtATCGTTTAtttcacaaataaaatatttctttttgcaGGATTCTTGTTTCAGTGTAAATACGTTGTATTGTGTTTGTGTGCTCTTGTGGCCGTCATAGCTTTTGCTTAACTCTATGGACAAGACAACAACTGGAGATTTTATCTGGGAAATTTCAGAATAAACTCATGGATATGAAGCGTGAAAAAAGGCACCATGGATGACAGAATCACGTGATTAAACTGGTTTTCGCACACCTGGTGTTGGAAGTTGGAGGCTGTActactaaatatttttaagctcACGAATATGAAAAGCGTGAAAAAAAGGGAACACGAATGAAGGATCACGTGATTGAACTGGTTTTTACACACCTGGTGTTCTGAAATGGAATTCGAGGCTGTACTACTAAATATTCCTGCAAACTGTGTCTCAAATTAAGTTTACCTATGCATACCACTCTGGGTGATAATGATAAATTAATCCGTGCTCCCCCTAAGCAAATTTCACTGTGCCCAAGTTCTcagatttaattttaaatgtgcCTTTCATTTTCTTAATAACTCTGGTGTGGTTATCTTCAAGTTCATACATAAAATGCATCGAAACAAAAATGGCAACTGACCAGTATAAACGGATGCCTAGTTAAAATACAACTGATGCAATATatggttttctttttttccttAATTTATGATTTCAAATTTATTCCCGATTTTAACCTGttcctgttttaaaccaacACTTCGCAATCAAactttttcctttattttaaaaaaccaaGCCTAACAAAGGCTTTGTAgatatttaaaactacattgGGTAAAATTGAACCTGACCTCTTTCTATTTATTTGAAGTGCAACTCCCAATTTTCTTGCAATTATTGAAACCCATTTCGTTTACCGCCAGTGTTAATATGTTGCATTCCCCGCTTAGGCAATTGATATAACTAGTACACATATGAAACATATCAACAGTTACTACCCTTAAGAAAGCCATAGCAGCTTTATCTTATTAGTAAAACCAATGTATCATAGATTTACATTTCTGGTCTTTTCCATGCTATACCTAATACATTTATCTTCATATTCAATTTTCTTTGGTAAATATGTCGacaaattgattttaatatttgcacaAGCATTCATTATTTGTCTTCACACTAAATACCAGCAGTGCGTCGCAGAAtgcatttttcatttaaagtcattttattgtttttaaattaagccACAAAAGTTGCAATAATCAATTATACAACCTATGTGGAAAAATGCAGCTTGACTGATTTCTATTTAATTGCCTTTTCTCTCGCAGACTGTCACTGtgagaaaacaaacaaaaaaatagtttaaaaacccACTTAAACAGCACTGTGATCTGGTTACTTTGTCAAATCTTTCACCTAGCTCAAAATCCTTCCATTTcgaagatatttttttatggtacGCATGCTAGCACGCACTGCTGGAACCAActgttttgttcaattttcaatttttaaaaaagctttcttaatattttaccACTATTGTTCCCTCTTTGCCACTGGCCACATAGCAACAAACCCCCTTTGTAGAAAATTGTATGTTATAAAATGCCAGTGTGGAAGCATACGGTCACAAgtattgtattatattgtgtgataTTGTATtcttgtatatttgtttttacgaACAGCAACACAAGGGTGTTTGAAATCAAATTTGTTGATTAATTCTTATTTACTAAAAGGATAAATGCTTGGTGAATGAATTGGTGCCAATGTGGGCAAATGATCAATAAAAGAAGTTTggaaaaagttgtttttggtGTTTCGTGGTTCTCAAACTGTACATCACAATatcttttttccatttttcaaACGTGTCTTGGGGTAATAGGCAAATCTTCGCCTAAATCCCAgaacccatatagaatagaaatgtaTTCAAAACCTTATATATTCtcacatataatataaactgtatcAATACAGAGTAGGGtgaaaagacgggacactttttttcattctattttctcgtcccatttggtcgtaaacaaagaacattctaagaattataaaactgtattctcacgacttgcATAAACCGAGATCAgcatagtatagtagggtgggggaagatgggacacctttagcacataatatctaagtatcctgatcgtgttttaaacaattaacaacggtctaagggagtcgtaaaggcatagttttataattctttgaattttctttatttactaccaaattggacgggaaaataaactgaacaggtgtcccatcttcccccaccctactatacatatgacaactttaaattacatttcagatccataatttttttattaaattttcaatcGCACAAGAAGATTAAACTGTACATTGAATAAACAGAAGAAAAAGTGAGTAGTTTGGTCAAAGCTCATGTACCGATTTTCAGGTGACATTAGTAGCTGGTAAAAGTTCTGTTGTAacattttcatgttttctttGCATTTCTTTCATTTCACTCATCATCTGTTAAGAGAATAAGTGTcagttagaaaaaaaaaacacgcttttttgtttttggaaaTGAGGCCTtttatgtatttgtatttgtttttttgtgagtGAGGTCTTAACAGGGTTGGGAGAAAATTACCTTAGTGaggttgttttatacaattcttaagttttaacatttttttgtacgaagtttatgtgaaaaaaaacaaaactgcaaCCCTTAAAGAAGGTagaaaaagaatatataattCTCATTATTCTAACCACTACTTTATACAAACCAGTATACACCCTGTgactatgtttaaatttaaagataaacaCACCTTTAGAAAAGTTTCCACTTTTCGCTGTAGATGATGCATTGTGTCCCCCAAGCGTGTGAATTTAAGTGTCGATTTTCTGCAGTAAGTTTCATAATTAATGTCATGAGTTTGTTGGTACGTTGTTTGTAGTTGCGCAAGATCTCCAAGCAGAACTTGAACTGAACACGTCAATTTTTTCATCAATGAACCACACTGATTATTTTCAAGGTGATTAGGATtctgaaaaaaacacaaaacttttaGTCATGAGAATTTGGTTATGTGATTCTTtacatattctttgtttactaccaaatggacaaaaaaagaacaaaaatatgtcccgtcttttcccaacctattgtattacaaaaataaactttttcgattatttttaattttacaattacatgtatttataacacaatccaaaaacataacagacaaaaatcccCTATTATAAAATCCaagatataaattttaatacccAAATAGCATCGTCAgtctttttttcaaatttgagATGAAAAAGTCTAGTCTGAgccaagttttgttttatgctaggcggaatatttaataaaacacctACCTCtgcaatatatttattcaaaagtGCCTTATGTTCCTCTAATTGTGTTTCTAAAGCCACAACTGTTTTTTCAATTTCCTCTGTGCTGTGTATttgaaaagtaattttaaaataatttaggtatatatatatatatatttttttttaaagtatttttttttaaacatatatatatagcaatgaatgaatgtaacttggtttatcctcacgtagccagaaaacgacagtcattatacacatgtgttctgtttcatacacctcgtgccagattaCGAGTTTTagtttgtgggtaattgtttttttgctgtatatattttttttacgcATGATTTGAAATAATTGTCCCTTTATGAGTCACAGACTCACAGCATATGactaattttaataaaaaaaaatacataaaataaaaaaaaaacattataggTAAACAgattattaaactaaaaagctAATTATGGATAAGCCAAtcataacaaatatataaatacataaaaattacatacgAAGTTGTTTTTCCATTTAGTTTTGAATCTTTGCAGTCAACACTCAAAGGcaagtttgttaaatattcaaattcgTTTAAATTACAATTCATTAACAATTCTTCAAGTATGATGTTTCCTTCTTCAAACTTTGCTGTATTTGGGTctgaaatttataaataattcatttgttttatgttatagtagggtggggtaagacgggacaccattagcaaataatatccaaatatcctgattcctgattgtgttttaaacgattaacaaacgtctatgggagtcgtgaggataggattttataatctttaaatgttctttgtttactaccaaatggtaagacaaaatagaatgaaaaggtgtctcatctttccccaccctaccaagtataatgtttatgttaatttagctggggggggggggaataTTCACAATGAAGTTTTTGTGCAAGGTGTTACATTTTTTGAcacaacttaaaaattaataatcaTATAGACATACCTACTATGCACATATACATatcttagtttttttacacttcTTATATTACAGatgttaaaactattaaatacTATGTCTACAGCATATATCaggtaaaagttttttttgttaataaaaagaaaattgaaaaaaagaaaaaaacatgtaaaaataataaaacattaggaATTATATTTTGGCTAATTTACTTGCACACAGTGCAAAGTTTTGTTACATACAGTGACATTGAAGATGTTAACTGATAATTTGGGGAGGTAGTATGAATAACTTACCTGTTTTTTCTTCATTAACGGTCAATACAATACCTAAAAGATTTTTCCAAAATTCAAGTTGAGTTTCATCTGATGCTTTACCCTGGTAGGTaagtaacatatttaaatattgtatacaaaaatatgtagtagggtggggaaagatgggataccttttctttttattttctcatcccatttggtagtaaacaaagaactttcaaagaattataaaaacgtgaTAACATCAAAATCTAAACAATGCTGAAAATAAAAGGAAGAAATATTCCCCAAAAAAATGAGTTatacaaaagataaaaaaatcttctttcATTTAACTGAGGTTTATAATACAAGTATATTATTCAATGAAATATGCAATAAAGGTACAAACACACCAGACAGAAAACTATTCAAGGTATCTACCCTGATTAAATCATAGTCTTTCTCATGACAAAGACCAAGAATATCGGATGAAATCTCCGTAAGAAGTTGTACTCGACCATCAATGTTAAGTTTCGATGGGTTTACTCGATTTGATTCGTAATTTTCAATCTTTTCGGTTATTTCTTCATCAATActtgaaatacaaaaaagaataaattaaattactaAACAACATTTCTGTTCCTTTTTATA contains:
- the LOC100175780 gene encoding uncharacterized protein LOC100175780, which translates into the protein MGFNKETFMLDIKRTFEILECPFTINMELSYMEELLLHQSPQRMRVLAWVLSLIDEEITEKIENYESNRVNPSKLNIDGRVQLLTEISSDILGLCHEKDYDLIRGKASDETQLEFWKNLLGIVLTVNEEKTDPNTAKFEEGNIILEELLMNCNLNEFEYLTNLPLSVDCKDSKLNGKTTSTEEIEKTVVALETQLEEHKALLNKYIAENPNHLENNQCGSLMKKLTCSVQVLLGDLAQLQTTYQQTHDINYETYCRKSTLKFTRLGDTMHHLQRKVETFLKMMSEMKEMQRKHENVTTELLPATNVT